One stretch of Leishmania panamensis strain MHOM/PA/94/PSC-1 chromosome 29 sequence DNA includes these proteins:
- a CDS encoding phospholipid/glycerol acyltransferase, putative (TriTrypDB/GeneDB-style sysID: LpmP.29.2430) yields the protein MQLHNRMAQYRPTKATGVITPYLVHGVAEQYLRIPCAVFMWCIFVCGALAPFLRSEDEEDVTSRRCILWHLLTWGHAYLCTNGLFIATAFLVENARCLVAPGPRRLSLADDYKEGNPAKVDKMAAFVYDTPPDTYERVKMFCFMVTGVAFVRVFTALASIFLGLFTASVAGYFDRYAHPWWFGFWSRVTAFITIVVFAVLGVYSVPQYGQFSSRSECKILIANHSCVMEVIWLYVMGGFPSFVSRKENLSFFFFGNVVRGSSSILVDRDVATSREQTMKSIMQRAGDPTAPQLMIFPEGTTGNQQALLMFKKGVFEASMPVQMVCIAFPYKHFNPAWLGRGAGGNSLCDILLRLSCQFVNYAEVRLLPVYYPTEEEKKDPKLYAGHCQRMIATVLREKISDASFGDYKEAFRRFAELKKNL from the coding sequence ATGCAGTTGCACAACAGAATGGCACAATACAGACCAACGAAAGCAACGGGGGTCATTACACCTTACCTAGTGCATGGGGTAGCGGAGCAGTATCTGCGCATCCCATGCGCAGTGTTTATGTGGTGCATATTTGTGTGCGGCGCCCTCGCACCATTTCTGCGCagcgaggatgaggaggacgtgacgtcgcgccgctgcattcTGTGGCATCTCCTTACATGGGGTCATGCGTACCTGTGCACGAACGGGCTGTTTATTGCGACCGCGTTCCTCGTAGAGAATGCCCGGTGCCTCGTTGCGCCCGGGCCTAGGCGACTGTCATTGGCGGATGACTACAAAGAAGGCAACCCCGCGAAGGTGGACAAAATGGCTGCCTTCGTGTACGACACCCCACCTGACACGTACGAGCGTGTGAAAATGTTCTGCTTTATGGTAACAGGTGTGGcctttgtgcgtgtcttcACTGCCCTGGCAAGCATATTTCTAGGCCTCTTCACAGCTAGCGTCGCGGGTTACTTCGACCGCTACGCGCATCCGTGGTGGTTTGGTTTTTGGTCCCGGGTGACGGCGTTTATCACCATTGTGGTCTTCGCGGTGCTCGGCGTGTACAGCGTTCCGCAGTACGGCCAATTTTCCTCCAGGTCTGAGTGTAAGATCCTCATTGCAAATCACAGCTGCGTCATGGAGGTGATTTGGTTGTACGTTATGGGAGGGTTCCCATCGTTTGTCTCGCGCAAAGAAaatctctcctttttcttcttcggtAATGTTGTCCGCGGGAGCTCGAGCATCTTAGTCGACCGAGATGTGGCAACATCGCGTGAGCAGACGATGAAGTCAATCATGCAACGCGCCGGCGACccgacagcgccgcagctgatGATCTTCCCAGAGGGGACGACGGGCAATCAGCAAGCTTTGTTAATGTTCAAGAAGGGCGTGTTCGAGGCTTCCATGCCCGTGCAGATGGTCTGCATTGCCTTTCCTTACAAACATTTTAACCCTGCTTGGTTGGGgcgcggtgccggtggcaaTAGTCTGTGCGATATTCTACTGCGACTCAGTTGCCAGTTTGTGAACTACGCTGAGGTACGCCTTCTCCCTGTCTATTATCCaaccgaggaggagaagaaggaccCGAAGCTGTACGCCGGGCACTGCCAGAGGATGATAGCAACTGTGCTGCGAGAGAAGATCAGCGACGCCTCGTTCGGGGACTATAAGGAGGCATTCCGCCGCTTCGCAGAGCTCAAGAAGAATCTGTga
- a CDS encoding kinesin, putative (TriTrypDB/GeneDB-style sysID: LpmP.29.2410) codes for MSDDGKSRVQVSLRIRPLGKGDRHGTKVVVRGVEGGGVVVDDRRKTKRTYQFDYVFSGGQAEVFEAIGRPMLEEAYKGFNVCLFAYGQTGSGKTYSLLGDVGSEEHAGVAPRFVRCLFDEAQRMVDEDADLTIKVSLSMIEVYMEKVRDLLVPRQRGQEPESLEIHEDPSRRVYVRGASVHQVLSAERMMELLRKGNASRQTAETRMNETSSRSHAIIQITVSQEFASVEKKDLECVVSLVDLAGSERQTKTESSGQQFDEARKINHSLLMLGRALNSFSERKGSDVFISLRESKLTRLLSESFGGNSKTWMLATVSPTAFNLTESISTMDYATNAMAITNKAKVNSLKGLELKELKAAVARLEKQLENLAMVRGAKALDVAGLQEERDALRLAVLTARSQDAASVRLRSTLQHIQLGNIALRRRVEAAEKRMIWSLDNEASFLFYKGRCAISLRRVLRGEKRAYRLALLAENGQLTPSTLNVELFSLSKDVTARKDPMELVGQSIRFCLRVVGAEDLPPQFCRHSFCKLSLLFDQDNHYFTTSTAEDTTSPRWNLVKQFELPHLSPEVISHFSTHRLFTFEVFGFST; via the coding sequence ATGTCTGACGATGGAAAGTCTCGAGTGCAGGTCTCTCTCCGTATTCGACCTCTAGGCAAAGGGGACCGGCATGGCACCAAAGTTGTGGTGCGCGGTGtcgagggcggcggtgtcgtCGTGGATGACAGGCGAAAGACGAAGCGCACGTACCAGTTCGACTATGTGTTCAGCGGCGGCCAGGCCGAGGTGTTCGAGGCGATCGGGCGGCcgatgctggaggaggcgtacAAGGGGTTCAACGTGTGCCTGTTTGCGTACGGGCAGACGGGGAGCGGAAAGACATACAGCCTGCTCGGGGACGTGGGGAGCGAGGAGCACGCGGGCGTGGCGCCGCGGTTTGTGAGGTGTCTGTTcgacgaggcgcagcggaTGGTGGACGAGGACGCTGACCTGACGATCAAGGTGTCGCTGTCGATGATCGAGGTGTACatggagaaggtgcgcgaCCTGCTTgtgccgcggcagcgcgggcAGGAGCCGGAGTCGCTGGAGATTCACGAGGACCCGAGCCggcgcgtgtacgtgcgtggCGCAAGCGTGCACCAGGTGCTGAGCGCTGAGCGGatgatggagctgctgcggaagGGCAACGCGAGCCGGCAGACGGCGGAGACTAGGATGAACGAGACGAGCTCGCGGTCGCACGCGATCATACAGATCACGGTGTCGCAGGAGTTCGCGTCTGTGGAGAAGAAGGACCTGGAGTGCGTTGTGTCGCTGGTGGACCTTGCGGGGAGCGAGCGGCAGACGAAAACGGAGTCGAGCGGGCAGCAGTTTGACGAGGCAAGAAAGATCAACcactcgctgctgatgctgggGCGCGCGCTGAACTCGTTTAGCGAGCGCAAGGGCAGCGACGTTTTCATCTCGCTGCGCGAGTCGAAGCTGACACGGTTGCTGTCGGAGAGCTTTGGGGGGAACAGCAAGACGTGGATGCTGGCGACAGTGTCGCCGACGGCGTTCAACCTGACAGAGTCCATCTCCACGATGGACTACGCCACCAACGCGATGGCCATCACCAACAAGGCGAAGGTGAATAGCCTGAAGGGTCTGGAActgaaggagctgaaggcTGCCGTGGCACGTTTagagaagcagctggagaatTTAGCGATGGTGCGCGGTGCAAAGGCGCTAGATGTGGCGGgactgcaggaggagcgggaTGCACTGCGTCTGGCTGTTCTCACTGCCCGCTCGCAGGACGCCGCCTCAGTGCGGCTACGAAGTACACTGCAGCATATTCAGCTTGGCAACATTGCCCTTCGACGTCGTGTTGAGGCTGCCGAGAAACGTATGATTTGGTCGCTAGACAACGAAGCCTCGTTTCTGTTTTACAAAGGCCGTTGTGCTATTTCGCTGCGGAGAGTGCTTCGTGGGGAGAAGCGGGCGTACCGCCTCGCGCTGTTGGCTGAGAATGGTCAGCTGACGCCTTCTACCTTGAATGTGGAGCTATTCTCTCTGAGCAAAGACGTTACGGCGCGCAAGGATCCAATGGAGCTGGTGGGGCAGAGTATCAGGTTTTGCCTGCGCGTTGTTGGTGCTGAGGACCTCCCGCCACAGTTCTGCCGGCATTCCTTTTGCAAGCTCTCCCTCCTATTCGATCAGGATAACCACTACTTCACCACGAGCACCGCGGAAGACACTACAAGTCCGCGTTGGAATCTCGTAAAGCAGTTTGAGCTGCCACATCTGTCACCCGAGGTGATTTCCCACTTTAGCACTCATCGTCTTTTTACGTTCGAGGTGTTTGGGTTCAGCACGTAG
- a CDS encoding cyclic-nucleotide phosphodiesterase, putative (TriTrypDB/GeneDB-style sysID: LpmP.29.2460): protein MGNGHTKQSTAGLASAPLPRSDQTKAYPGYTKAANLSPNADHAEALAATARLTAEAAPRPLPMVAPSAPSSRTGWMNMNTPANTTRLLGKGKYIKEYGALAMSHRAKTVLLGTLFLFCEAETESMVVSYHEKSTGSVYTCSYTDAELGQAKEAAGVGFSWAPFFKSIATAMIKSRATVTSLTPTRKDAGFTIFDRKEPSCTYSFVVPMEMVSNGCSPNAQEVFRYVMYPLTRALRYNRTFGSSSRREMCAQKLECDLTVHAAAATQHTTYVDKLLPTVRPLREESALHSHLAMAVGREVRNLERCLKAREEHIITKHPLDQLYDEGGAQSFQHTLWCPEYIPQEEDPDELLSLCIRCAFPLDPSMKLSDISSVLERPEIRKKMDASGNGRVIAEAFEIFKGIDHWDYDTIQLEIITDGNALFYTTYLLLYKLDLVRYFNLDDAVLRRFLIAVQSAYHPNPYHNAMHGADVTQINYYIMIVAGLSVKCCLGKEEIFAGIIAGAVHDFDHPGLNNNFHSRTGAYLATLYNDRSILENHHLACTFELLRNPRYNIFATLSDEQRLLVRETILEMVLATDMGNHARIFKNFQVRMSEATEWHSKKEDVRLALSMSIKMADISNCARPNHIYAEWAKNISKEFYLQGDAERKLNLSISPFMDRTKEMEEFPKGQVSFMMYIVQPMVEAISALLPSMTFAVNLCVDNKEYWRRKTEEAQQAESVETPVNSETKGAPSLEV from the coding sequence ATGGGCAACGGTCATACGAAGCAGTCCACGGCGGGGCTGGCGTCGGCGCCGCTACCGCGCTCCGACCAGACGAAGGCATATCCGGGCTACACGAAAGCGGCAAACCTTTCGCCCAATGCGGACCACGCCGAGGCGTTGGCAGCGACCGCGCGACTAACGGCTGAGGCTGCGCCACGACCACTTCCTATGGTTGCACCCTCTGCCCCTTCGAGTCGGACAGGGTGGATGAACATGAATACCCCTGCTAATACCACGAGGCTGCTGGGCAAGGGCAAGTACATCAAGGAGTATGGTGCCTTGGCCATGAGCCACCGCGCCAAGACAGTGCTGCTGGGCACactgtttctcttttgtgaAGCTGAGACGGAAAGCATGGTGGTGTCGTACCATGAGAAGAGCACAGGCTCTGTGTATACGTGCAGCTACACGGATGCGGAACTGGGGCAGGCAAAGGAGGCTGCAGGCGTGGGCTTCTCGTGGGCTCCCTTCTTCAAGTCCATCGCTACAGCCATGATCAAGTCCAGGGCGACGGTTACCTCTCTCACCCCGACCCGAAAGGACGCCGGCTTCACCATCTTCGATAGGAAAGAGCCCTCCTGCACGTACTCATTTGTAGTGCCGATGGAGATGGTATCGAATGGCTGCTCGCCGAATGCACAGGAGGTCTTCCGTTATGTTATGTACCCGTTGACACGTGCACTGCGGTACAATCGTACGTTCGGTAGCTCGAGCAGGAGGGAGATGTGTGCGCAGAAACTGGAGTGTGACTTGACggtgcacgctgctgcagcaacgcagcATACGACCTACGTAGATAAGCTGCTGCCGACGGTGCGCCCACTGCGAGAGGAGTCGGCGCTGCATTCTCATCTCGCCATGGCCGTTGGTCGCGAGGTGCGCAACCTTGAACGATGTCTCAAGGCCCGCGAGGAACACATAATCACAAAGCACCCACTCGACCAGCTGTACGACGAGGGCGGTGCACAGAGCTTCCAGCACACCCTGTGGTGTCCTGAGTACATCCCGCAAGAGGAGGATCCGGACGAGCTACTTTCGCTTTGTATCCGCTGTGCATTCCCGTTAGACCCTAGCATGAAGCTGAGTGACATCTCGAGTGTGTTAGAGCGGCCCGAAATTCGGAAGAAGATGGATGCAAGCGGCAACGGCCGGGTTATTGCAGAGGCGTTCGAGATCTTCAAGGGAATCGACCACTGGGACTACGACACAATTCAGCTGGAGATCATCACCGACGGCAACGCCCTCTTCTACACGACCTATCTCCTGCTTTACAAGCTGGACTTGGTTCGCTACTTCAACCTAGATGATGccgtgctgcggcgcttcCTCATAGCTGTGCAGAGTGCCTACCACCCCAACCCGTACCACAACGCCATGCACGGCGCGGATGTGACCCAAATCAACTACTACATTATGATTGTGGCCGGGCTTAGCGTCAAGTGCTGTTTGGGCAAAGAAGAGATCTTCGCCGGCATTATCGCCGGCGCCGTGCACGACTTTGACCACCCTGGCCTTAACAACAACTTCCACTCGCGCACTGGTGCCTATCTCGCCACGCTCTACAACGACCGGTCTATCCTGGAAAATCATCACCTTGCATGCACTtttgagctgctgcgcaacccGCGCTACAACATCTTCGCGACGTTGTCAGacgagcagcggctgcttgTGCGGGAGACCATACTAGAGATGGTGCTGGCTACCGACATGGGCAACCATGCGCGCATCTTCAAGAACTTTCAGGTGCGCATGTCGGAGGCGACGGAGTGGCACTCCAAAAAGGAGGACGTgcgactcgctctctccatGTCGATCAAGATGGCCGATATTTCAAACTGCGCGCGGCCCAACCATATCTACGCCGAGTGGGCTAAGAACATCTCGAAGGAGTTTTACCTGCAAGGTGATGCGGAGCGGAAGCTGAatctctccatctctccctTCATGGACCGGacgaaggagatggaggagttCCCGAAAGGTCAGGTTTCGTTTATGATGTACATTGTACAACCTATGGTGGAGGCGatctcggc
- a CDS encoding hypothetical protein (TriTrypDB/GeneDB-style sysID: LpmP.29.2420) gives MPIHATLIDTTQDAAFPSTSHIDTVTVPSASLKSKRAESADSATLLSSAPLTFLSTLIPPPRLQDVGKLVVVLDLDETLVYSRDITIYKRPGVVQLLRTLKGKCEVIVWTAGTREYALDVIRIIDPACAVQHCIYRHPIWWTGDVGCVKDLRLLGRPMDRVLLVDNTPSVFRANPRNSLLVEDFIVPHPRAYNAQEKTLSVLADIFGRVFRHITSPCVADVLASKRISRQVIQLEQGGRVELNILTSA, from the coding sequence ATGCCGATTCACGCTACATTGATAGATACAACGCAAGACGCGGCCTTCCCATCAACATCGCACATTGACACGGTCACGGTACCTAGTGCATCACTCAAGTCAAAGCGTGCAGAGAGTGCTGACTCCGCAACCTTGCTTTCTTCCGCGCCACTGACGTTCTTGTCAACCTTGATTCCCCCACCGCGGTTGCAGGACGTCGGCAAGCTTGTTGTTGTGCTAGATCTCGACGAGACGCTTGTGTATAGTCGCGACATCACTATCTACAAGCGTCCTGGTGTGGTTCAGCTGTTGAGGACGCTGAAGGGGAAGTGTGAGGTGATTGTGTGGACAGCCGGCACGCGCGAGTACGCACTAGATGTAATTCGCATAATCGATCCGGCATGCGCCGTGCAGCACTGCATCTACCGCCACCCCATATGGTGGACAGGCGACGTGGGCTGCGTAAAAGACCTTCGCCTGCTAGGCCGCCCCATGGATCGAGTGCTACTTGTAGACAATACCCCCAGCGTGTTCCGTGCTAACCCGCGCAACTCCCTCCTTGTCGAGGACTTCATCGTTCCACATCCGAGAGCGTACAACGCACAGGAGAAAACGCTGTCGGTATTGGCCGACATCTTCGGGCGTGTTTTCCGTCATATCACCTCTCCATGTGTTGCTGATGTGCTGGCAAGCAAGCGCATCAGCCGGCAAGTCATTCAACTCGAGCAGGGTGGACGTGTGGAGCTCAACATCCTCACCTCTGCCTGA
- a CDS encoding hypothetical protein (TriTrypDB/GeneDB-style sysID: LpmP.29.2450), protein MPAFLSPSQRASQQAAASLLVDEGETPYHNSQPIARFPLDDNDEVFVPVRRVQHADELSAACSPLSPAAEECPSNETEKDAAWTEVLQSSRSSQLDNHSGTHVFYPNRHFSARLRSGSGTDSGDLQYSRAPRARSTFTVDQRQIDRLAIPRGVHGTVMRPAAPNYGRLLNMAEEEERDRLREQQRYHKSLRTVKFSMAPCVERAQPARAQPPPSCPESKYPTAPATAASSEVQKAYYERLTGPKKAPPLPAADGGAPLCRTPLAEIAPSRDINSTLDRLAMPKKTVTARSEEATAPPQRGTLSHLSNARAPTQLHLQRLSHPKQQTASSHHNSHVSVEYNSYISRKRYYGGTTVISATPDMPSSTGLQPSPSHVNRRHSGRVPSASWNAVASRVERRGSSTRTSSSMASAPCAVCGTATPQQAYRVLSQPIPLTAAASHRVTVEQAAVLLPQSHPPVPADSENGSTRVQSTPAKCRGSKPPILVHTRRYVPPLEEQDAEAADQLASRTAKQESPEAPAPAPVEAVRRRSATLTVPAEIAKAPALEKEQQEGSNTTLVETPGRAPLAPVVVQAAKRASPPPSAVLAEVTAPQAVVQATKQVSSRPAAPALSRAPQGPLALETPKRHTPASCPTSGAPRHPAQRVFTDTHPSLTSASSPVPASDKVVTAPPPSVATPEKCDTVTAASAFTIEEVYAIPPLQGDGKAGPRKITHRKSHRVKPEVLQDADFAFQLEGVLPELRPFVPIVKKPKRVTKMTALRAPPSREH, encoded by the coding sequence ATGCCAGCCTTTCTCTCCCCGTCGCAGCGTGCGTCGCAGCAGGCAGCCGCGTCCCTATTGGTGGACGAGGGTGAGACGCCGTATCACAACTCTCAACCCATAGCGCGTTTCCCTCTCGACGACAATGACGAAGTGTTTGTCCCCGTGCGGCGAGTACAGCACGCAGATGAGCTGAGTGCTGCCTGCTCTCCGCTTTCGCCCGCTGCGGAGGAGTGCCCTTCCAATGAAACCGAGAAGGATGCGGCCTGGACGGAGGTGCTGCAAAGCAGCCGATCGTCGCAGCTGGACAACCACTCCGGCACACACGTCTTCTATCCCAACCGGCACTTCAGCGCTCGCCTGAGAAGCGGAAGTGGGACTGACAGCGGTGACCTGCAATACTCAcgtgcgccgcgtgcgcgTTCTACTTTCACTGTCGATCAGCGGCAGATCGACCGTCTGGCGATACCGAGAGGTGTGCATGGCACCGTGATGAGGCCCGCAGCGCCAAACTACGGACGCCTGCTGAACAtggcagaagaagaggagcgagacagactgcgagagcagcagaggtaCCACAAGTCGCTGCGCACTGTAAAGTTCTCGATGGCTCCTTGTGTAGAACGGGCCCAACCGGCGAGGGCGCAACCTCCGCCTTCTTGCCCAGAGAGCAAGTACCCCACTGCGCCAGCTACTGCTGCCAGTTCAGAGGTGCAGAAGGCGTACTACGAGAGACTCACTGGACCAAAAAAAGCTCCCCCTTTGCCGGCGGCCGATGGTGGCGCACCGCTGTGTCGCACCCCCTTGGCCGAGATCGCACCAAGCAGAGACATCAACAGCACTTTGGACCGCTTAGCCATGCCGAAGAAGACGGTCACCGCCCGATCCGAGGAGGCCacggcgccaccacagcgggGGACTCTTTCTCACTTATCGAATGCACGTGCTCCTACGCAGTTGCACCTGCAACGTCTTTCGCATCCGAAGCAACAGACTGCCTCGTCTCACCACAACTCCCACGTATCTGTAGAGTACAACTCGTACATCTCGCGGAAACGCTACTACGGCGGTACCACTGTTATATCAGCTACACCTGACATGCCCAGCTCTACTGGACTGCAGCCGTCGCCATCCCACGTCAACAGACGACACAGTGGTCGCGTGCCAAGCGCGTCATGGAATGCGGTGGCCAGTCGCGTTGAGCGGCGCGGATCGTCAACGAGAACTTCCAGCTCCATGGCCTCGGCACCATGCGCCGTATGTGGGACTGCAACCCCACAGCAGGCATACAGGGTGTTGTCACAACCTATCCCCCTCACTGCGGCGGCATCGCACAGGGTAACAGTTGAGCAGGCAGCGGTGTTACTGCCCCAGTCTCATCCCCCAGTTCCTGCCGATAGTGAAAATGGTTCGACGCGGGTACAGTCGACTCCAGCAAAGTGTAGGGGCTCGAAGCCGCCGATCTTGGTGCACACTCGTCGGTACGTGCCGCCTTTGGAGGAACAGGATGCCGAAGCTGCCGACCAGTTGGCGTCCCGCACGGCAAAGCAGGAGAGCCCCGAAGCCcccgcgccggcgccggtTGAGGCGGTGCGACGGCGTTCTGCAACGCTGACTGTGCCAGCTGAAATAGCAAAGGCGCCTGCAttggagaaggagcagcaagAAGGATCCAACACCACTTTAGTGGAGACGCCGGGACGCGCCCCACTCGCTCCTGTAGTAGTGCAGGCTGCCAAGcgagcgtcgccgccaccgtcagcggtgctggcCGAAGTAACTGCGCCGCAAGCAGTGGTGCAAGCAACAAAGCAAGTCTCTTCTAGGCCTGCTGCCCCTGCACTCAGTCGAGCACCACAGGGACCGCTCGCCTTGGAGACCCCCAAGAGGCACACCCCTGCTTCATGCCCGACCTCAGGAGCACCACGTCATCCTGCGCAGAGAGTATTTACAGACACCCACCCTTCTTTGACTTCGGCTTCATCTCCTGTTCCAGCGTCAGACAAGGTGGTtactgcgccaccaccatcggTGGCCACGCCAGAAAAATGCGACACagtcaccgctgcctctgctttCACGATCGAGGAGGTGTACGCCATTCCGCCGTTGCAAGGCGACGGCAAGGCGGGCCCTCGCAAGATCACGCACAGGAAGTCGCACAGAGTCAAGCCGGAAGTCCTTCAGGACGCCGACTTTGCGTTCCAACTGGAGGGGGTCTTACCTGAGCTGCGCCCCTTTGTCCCTATCGTGAAGAAACCAAAGAGAGTTACAAAGATGACGGCGCTGAGGGCACCGCCGTCAAGGGAACATTaa
- a CDS encoding hypothetical protein (TriTrypDB/GeneDB-style sysID: LpmP.29.2440), with protein MASSLEIQANGDTVGGTATLSSRRLFQERINALLSAPVPLCLQSEPQGDSSFRTGYMSVAEPVGSGAATELSLHGAPSSKRNAATSATHPLPIYEALLQKGRLMQEHRERLRQEAIEREMREVRPAPRVPISPTPVPVQAPRSARRVPPQGQRIEDKLLQRAKEKHALEEKAVQMRAEREAEDLAVIAPFHPHISAYALATKSRYKEPPPDRAAWRARRLAELTQIRKNSEAEALEELQDVPSINPRSAKLAARRKAREGLDGISVPDAFLLGEHRRRLAQWKVAEAEREAQAHAGPSITRHAANMRRIGSVGDRLHAESYQAAIRRLQREMTWREVHTPFQPLVTSLAAATAPRYQRESNIGVHTKTLEGTRSFSRQSSTPRDSFQPSINPVSAAIAQRLPETAMERLCRPSALHSLASYVDSSSFMDASGVSPSPSLAARSQTRRTLLCTPSAHQQQGTVSNTPFSTPEVLPNSVVVSLDAYERRRQRRLEALRKEQAEHEQRECTFQPQINAHSSSLTGAFTSSSGQRGPNAVAQRSGEWLQHRERHLETMRQWQAEQVAAAEAIAARRRSSVSTATASSSTLSYSVYGGDGTPWGVEEYLARQQLARTRRQRAEETLDRQSVSVDGRSHTSLSSAPPPARTQEGLAHHVQNSSTRSQTPSPILSFRPAVFESQHPSVAPMFVSTEDAPSSGAW; from the coding sequence ATGGCGAGCTCATTGGAGATACAGGCGAATGGCGACACTGTCGGCGGTACCGCTACGCTCTCCTCTCGTCGCCTCTTTCAAGAGCGCATCAACGCACTCCTCTCGGCACCTGTGCCACTTTGCCTTCAGAGTGAGCCACAAGGGGACTCATCTTTTCGAACAGGTTACATGTCCGTAGCGGAGCCAGTAGGCAGTGGCGCGGCAACCGAGCTCTCCCTGCACGGTGCGCCCTCCTCTAAGCGAAATGCCGCGACGTCCGCTACGCACCCACTTCCCATTTATGAGGCACTTCTGCAGAAAGGTCGACTAATGCAGGAACATCGCGAGCGGCTTCGCCAAGAAGCAATTGAGCGAGAAATGCGCGAGGTGCGGCCGGCACCACGCGTCCCCATCTCGCCAACCCCGGTACCCGTGCAGGCACCTCGCTCTGCACGCCGCGTTCCTCCCCAGGGACAACGCATCGAGGACAAATTGCTTCAGAGGGCCAAGGAAAAGCACgcactggaggagaaggctgTGCAGATGCGGGCGGAGCGCGAGGCTGAGGACCTGGCAGTCATCGCTCCTTTTCATCCTCACATCTCAGCTTACGCCCTGGCGACTAAATCACGTTACAAGGAGCCCCCACCGGACCGAGCTGCGTGGCGGGCGAGGCGGTTGGCAGAACTCACGCAAATTCGCAAAAACTCGGAGGCGGAAgcactggaggagctgcaggacgTGCCGTCCATCAACCCACGTTCTGCGAAGCTCGCTGCCCGgagaaaggcgagagagggtTTGGATGGGATATCGGTGCCTGACGCCTTTCTTCTTGGTGAGCATCGTCGTCGGTTGGCACAGTGGAAGGTAGCTGAGGCGGAGCGAGAGGCTCAGGCACATGCAGGCCCGTCTATCACTCGGCATGCCGCAAACATGCGGCGCATTGGCAGTGTTGGCGATCGCCTGCACGCAGAAAGCTACCAAGCTGCGATTCGCCGCTTGCAGCGGGAAATGACGTGGCGCGAGGTCCACACACCATTTCAGCCTCTTGTCACGTCTCtagctgccgccaccgcgccgcgATATCAACGCGAGAGCAACATCGGCGTGCACACAAAAACTCTGGAGGGCACCCGCAGCTTTTCGCGGCAAAGCTCGACCCCACGGGACTCCTTTCAGCCCTCAATCAACCCAGTTAGTGCAGCGATTGCGCAGCGACTACCGGAGACAGCAATGGAGCGACTGTGTCGACCCAGTGCTCTTCATTCTCTTGCCTCCTACGTCGATTCCTCCAGCTTCATGGACGCTTCTGGTGTGTCTCCGTCTCCATCTCTTGCAGCCCGTTCCCAGACACGTCGCACCTTGCTGTGTACGCCGTCCGCGCACCAGCAACAGGGTACTGTATCGAACACCCCCTTCTCGACGCCAGAGGTCCTTCCCAACTCTGTGGTTGTCTCTCTGGATGCGTATGAGCGTCGACGACAGAGGCgcctggaggcgctgcgcaaggagCAAGCAGAGCACGAGCAGCGAGAGTGCACGTTTCAGCCGCAGATCAATGCACACTCGTCATCTTTGACGGGGGCCTTTACGAGCTCGAGCGGTCAGCGTGGTCCCAAcgccgtggcgcagcggagcGGCGAGTGGCTGCAGCATCGAGAGCGACATCTTGAGACgatgcggcagtggcaggcagagcaggtggcggcagcggaggcgatTGCGGCACgcaggagaagcagcgtTAGCACGGCTACcgcttcctcctcgacgCTGTCGTACAGCGTCTACGGCGGTGATGGTACTCCGTGGGGCGTGGAGGAGTACCTTGCCAGGCAGCAACTCGCTCGCACGAGGCGACAGAGGGCGGAAGAGACTTTGGATCGCCAAAGCGTCTCTGTCGATGGACGCAGTCACACATCCCTCTCATCGGCGCCACCCCCAGCCAGGACGCAAGAGGGGCTGGCTCACCATGTGCAGAACTCTAGCACACGCAGCCAAACACCCTCGCCGATTCTCAGTTTTCGGCCGGCCGTGTTTGAGTCGCAGCACCCATCTGTTGCTCCTATGTTTGTCTCTACGGAAGACGCTCCTAGCAGCGGCGCCTGGTGA